The region AGGCGCTTGGTATGCATGTGTAATAGCTCTGGTTAGTTTTGACATTTCACCCGGATGGATAACGTATAcgaaaatcccacaatgaagACGAAGAAAATTTCGACAGGAATactgactattagaatattgtcgaaatgttgaataaactacgttagctcaaggaaatattttcatcttgtGGGATTTTCGTAATATTATCATCTCAAGGCAGATACAATTTCTCTTCAATGGTGAACGTATATGAATTAAGGCAGGTGATATTTTGCCAGTGTGGCATAGGCCTAATTCCTGTTAATGCTATTTTGCTGTTAACTCGATCTGATTGGATAATGCCGCATCGGCAATACGGACTCTCCTATAAATCATACTAAACAGATTAACaagtaaaaaagaaattgaaagcaACCACAGAATGAACAGTACCCGAGTAAAGAATCATCAAAGTTGACGCCAGCCAATGGTTTAcaaacaaaaatgaccttcacAACTGATGTGGTGAATCTGGTAACCAGATAGGCCTATATGCCTATAGAATCAGCGCGAAATAGTGCCTGATAAAACTGTGTAGAAAAGCCCCATTTAGAACTAGGCCTATAGAGGCACTATTAGATTAACATCTGTAATATAAACATTGGCGACACTTAGTGATTTGTCGAACCGAAGTAGATGGGGCATAGAAATATagctatcatggaaaaaaccTTAAATcacaataaaaataaactaaaattgCCTGTTTACTAACGTTGATCAATTCTTCGATAAAGTAGATGATTTTGAACTGTTAGTAAAACACCACATCCCCCTAATCATCGGAATAAGCCTATGTTAAGTTGAAaccaaaaaaacaacaaagaTTTAGGCTATAGTTGATATGTGGAAACTAGATGGCTGTGATCATTTTGCCAATTTCGCCTTTCGTTCAAAGCTAGATTATGAGTTGAAAACTAATTACAAACTTGAGATACCTCTGAGCAATAATTGTGCATTTacttaaaatattgttaaaaagtGTTAAGATCGCTGAAGGCAGTCTATCACTTCAAACGCTGTTTTAAAAAGGTTCATATTTCAACCAACTGCCCATGAAATAGGCCTAAGTCACATGTTCTACAGGTGTAAACATCTCCTTTGTAACTACCCCTGATTAGGACTTggggtttgatttgaaataCTTTCCTCATAAAACTCTGCAATACCCTCACAGGAAAAACTTCAACTGCTGTCCATTCATATTGTAGGCTCTTTAACATTCCAAACTGGTTTTTGTTACACAATCAGCGACTGTTGTGTCTCACGAGTCTCATTAGTCCTCATTCGTACATAGAAAATATCAAGAGGTTTTGTCTTTGGCCCTGTAGTCTTCGTGTTCGATTGTTACCAATGTCATGGGACACATCTCATGTTGAATTGGGATTACCCAGTCTATCTTTCTTTTATCAGAGAgaagttgaatattgaaaaatatatctttgttttTTTGAATTGGTTTGTTTTTTGCTGAATTTGATTGTTAAGTTCCAGCTGTCATGGCTATGATCTATGATAACAGCAAAAAGGTCAGATTGGTGGGAAAAATTGATGcgtaaaaatcatgaaattatcttaaataaatctttgaaaaattattggTCTGATTTTTGATTGCCTATTTATGCCACAGTAGAACTCACTTAATTCAGATGACAAGGCTGCCCAGATATCTCCGAATTAAGTTAAATCTGAATTATTAGTTTACATGGTTCCAGGTTGAATGTaccaaatatgaaaatatttcatccaaattaaataaaaatccaaattgaaTTAAGGAATTAAGCAAGTTCTTCTGTATAATGAACTTTTACTGTGGAGATCagaatttatgaatatacATGCTACGTTAAAGTTTACGAAATTCTATTCAAATCTGTCCAGATTGTGATCAGAATTTGCTTTAAGGCTATGTTATCGTACCTTGACGCAAAACATGatgttgaattttgaaattctcggattgtcaagcattttaTCGAGTGCTGTTCCTGAACCCTTagttattttctttctttttttttaatggagATAGCTGTCTTTTGGAAATGTTTGTAGGCCTAGAGCAATGGCATACTTACATAGGCCTTTGGAgtatttttcttttgtttaaTTTGAGATGCATAAAACAATTCTACAATTCTAAGAGGTATGCATTCACCATTTCGATACGATGCTTTTCTATGAATGGCATAGAATTCATTATCATTGATAGGCCTATAAGGCCTACTGTTACTGAATTTCCTGTCAGTTCCATTTTTGTATAGACCTAGTAAagcattttaatttttagaaCTGGAAAGAAAGTCAAGAATAATGATGGTTACAAATTCTTTCCAATTAGTCACTTTAGGTGTCTTATTGTGGTTTAATGGTGAGTTAGATTCAGGAATGGACATTTAAATTTCACATAATAGCTATCAAAGGTATCCTGGAATAAGCTTCTTTGGTAATAGCTTGGAATAATAGCTTGTATAAGATTGTGTAAGTCTTTTTCGTATTTAAAGGGGAAAGTGGttgaattgcatatttgaattatttaacTTACCTAGCTTGATTGATGTGCTTGAATTCAAGCACACCAAAATAGTCCTTTTGGATCAGCAGGGGAAATTTTCACAGTAATAAGTATGACGTTATCCAAAAGAAATATGACTTGTTTGGAACTACTTTAATATTTTGTCTTCTTTCATCATTAAGTGAAATGaccagaaataaatcaattttctacgAGTTGATTAagtaaatttttatttttttcagtggTTAATGCAgcaactttgaaattttcaactgGTTCTATTCTATTAGAAAGTGATCAAGTTAAGAACGTAACTCTTAAATTAAGGTTTGTAGACACAAACAATTTCtgattaatgaaatgaatgacaGTGAAGTGGATATCATATTTGCTGTATTTGGTTTGACATACACAACAGGTTTTTCGATCAGCCAATTTTTACGCatttggtggccatcttggtcTCATCAGTTCCATATATACATGTGAAAAAGGTTTTGGAGGAAAATGTCAACTGCTTTTAACTTATAATTTTCTTCTCCCCGTATACAATTTTTCCATGTACCATAAGATAGTACGAAATGTACGATTAAGTCTGATATCTTGAGTCAGACTCGGATAGAATATCTCTTTGTTACCGGTAATCATTAGGCCTATGTGTTGGTATAACATAGAAGAGACAAGTTACTTTATAGTGACTTGATTCATTTGCCAAGCGATTAGCTCGGCACTGTGGACTCTGAAACAAAGACAATGGTAGTAGCCCACAATGTTTTGATAATTGTGCGCAGACTGAAcatacaattcaaattcaatgtgCTTAGAGCAGAGAACAAAATAACAGGTGTCAGTCATCCTGTTTGACCTTCCATTGCAGATGATTTGGCTGTAGCACAGGTGGGTTTGACATTTTTGCCCGTAGATTCGTGCGCGATGCTCACACACGTCGTTTGAATAGGATTTTTGTCATGTTATACGtaaattgataattctaaGATAAAAATCTTCTATTTATTCCTAAACAATTAAAATATTTGGTATTTACCACATTTAAGAGTGCATTTCTGCGTAACTTCTCATACGAAAAAGAGCAAATTTTTTCGAATAGGCCTACCTCTAACTCAGAATACTTGCCGTAAGCGGATCAAAAATGGCGGTCCCAAGTGATCCCACTTATGCGTACTCTACTATACTAAAACGGTACTTCCAGTATATTGGTTCCTATACATATACGGaataaattgcaaaattgtagcatTTCACTAAGTGGGCATGGTATTCCTAGACCCCTTGTTCATCCCTCGATCAGTTCTGGAAGCAATCGAGTGGCATTTGTATCATATCTGTAAAACGCTCTGAGCTACCAGGCTGAAGCAAGGGCTTTATAAACATCaacatgattattttcaaatattttccccTGTTGGAGAATTGCTGTCCCTGGATCCACCCTTTGTGGGCAGATCTGCACAAGATATGGATATCTTAACATGATGATATTCAGTTtaatagaaatgatttttgtttttcagtggAACGCTACCCGAACCAGCAGAGGTGGTATTCACTTATCAAGAGGGGGATAAACCCTTGTTTCATCAAGCAAAGCAGATAATCGAACCACTCCATAATCTCACAATACTAGCAAATGAAACATATCAAGAAACGGTATCAATACGGCCGGTAGGTGCTGGTAATTTGATCATTGGTATCAATTCTACATCGAAACATTTACAAAAGTAAGTTTAGTTTTTACCAggtcagggtccagtttcatgtAAAAGTTTAAACTTAAAATGGTTAtctgtaagtttgaattgttggcCTCAATGAAAACATACAGTAATCAATAGCAATAAAATCAAGGCTTTAAgtttttaagtttttcgtGAATCTGGGCCCAGATTGATGGTTAGTGAATAATGAATTCTTAATCTggataaaattgatttcaattttgatcaaATCCAGACCTGATTGACAGTCTATTGGCCATTCATGCCTCAAACATTTTGCGAATATTctctatattttcagattaaatgaatcaattgtaCGAATCGAAATAGTCCACAGTCAACCATTGACGGTAGTGATAGCTATTGTCGGCTGGATATATTTTGCAGCTTggtctatttcattttatcctCAAGTGTTCCTTAACTGGCGCAGAAAAAGGTTAGCAGATCGAGTCATAgaatatgtaggcctatgttagTTCCAGGGACGAAAATTCCTTCAAATCTGGTGTAGGCTTAGTCTGAGGCGCCTTTGTTTAGAGCTAACTGATTActtgatttattgaaaaatcgAATTTGTTTAGAACTACCTACTTCCTCACACAAGTTTTCAGTCATAATCAATATGGCAAACACAGAAAGTAGCTGTAAAAAGTCATCATACTAACCTGAAATTGCATACAAGCCGGGTTTCAAAATGGGTTTAAGTGAAATATAAGCCTCTGGTTTTAGATCTTTTGTCGTTTTTATGTTGAAATACATTCAGAATCTTGTTCCTTCTAGTGGGGGATTTTCTTAATTTATCCACCATTGTACTGGCTGAATCAGAATGTCCCATTAACCTGCACATGCAACTTTTGTATCATGGAAACGCAAAAAATTTCTGTATATGTTGGAAAGTGACTCGTGAagcaagaaatattttttgaaacaagaaacagaAATCTTTTTGGCTTATTGACTGCATATTGCTCTAAAACGACAACGGAAACATCGCCATCACAGTGCCATTACCAACATGTTGGCCATCCTCCCCCGGTAGGGATTCGAGGTAGGGTATCGAGagtgccacggtacgaaaccctgccacactagaccaaatgcgcagcttagatgatggcattatcagccaatcagttATCCCTTTTTATTTTAACCCAGGTTTTCCCATTTGTAATtattccgtgaaatttacctcggcggttatacatatgtatatgcatatgtatctttttttttacaattgcaGTGTTGAAGGCCTCAACTTTGATTTTTTGGCGTATAACTTGACGGGCTTCTTGGCATACGGTGTGTACAATGTTGGAATGTACTGGATTCCACTCATATTTGTAAGCGATTTCTTTCATACGACTGAATTGCATAATTCATATGTAATTTTCCTGAATATAGCAGTATGGCAAAAGGAAGAACTCGACTTTGGTGCGaatacaaaaattaaaaaacattatattgttatttagaaaaaatccaTGAAAGAATTATAAGAATTTCATGAGCACTAATGTGCCTGAGTATAGGTCATGTGGCCCCgagaaaagatgaaaatggtaTAATAGTGTTATGTCATCcttttattattcaatttagtACACTTcgcattttgataattctaaatacGAATGCCAGGTAATTAAATGCagcaaaaatgtatttttcaattgtAGAGCCAATATAAATTGCAGCATCCTCATGGTGTGAATCCTGTTCAgttaaatgatgtaatctttgcGTTACATGCAGTATTATTAACGCTCATCACTATTTTCCAATGCTTTATCTATGAGGTAAGTCGTATCATAGCCTAATACTTTAGGGCCGTGAGCTGAGCCACATTCATCATACAGTCAACATTCAAATTCTAAGCCCCTGACTGGAACTGACTGGGCTCCTCGGTTTGGCCTTGTACAATCAAATCCACTTAATAATCCAGATCAGTTTAATCCGCATTTTGATGTTATCCGCATATTATTCAGCGTCCacctatataaatgtatatttaatgtaaCCATGTCCCCACATGACCATAGGTCTAAACACTTCTGATAAGTTGcaatttctttaaaacttGGTAGGTGTAATGGGGTAGGTCCACTGATAACGCCTATTCAGAATCAAGTTTCTTCTCCCAATGTGGCCACAATGGTGGAGGACATCATGAATTTCTTGTAAGGTGGCACATAGGTGGAGGGAAATAAAATTCACCTTTCAGCTGTCCTAACACTAaaatggtaaatatttaagtCACCTGGATGACATTCTGTCATTCCACATAATCCTATCCTATTTTATGGTTATTATTAATGTAAATCTTTATTAACAACAACCTTCACATTTTCGTGGACTTCAATTTAAAGCATTACCAGTAATCTACTTACGCATTCAAGCCCTGTTATAATTGATTGATTCATAAActtaatttagttttacttgtcaAAAATGCTAGTTTCTGTATCATTCTGAATCATCACTAGCAAACAAACCCGTTGGAACCACGTGTATGTTCTTTAGCCCAGAAGTTTTTGATTCATTGACCAAGAATTTAGCTGAAGCATTTTAGAATGTATAGATATGTGGTATGTGATCTATCATCCCCTTGGAGACCATGTGTGAACTTGGGTGACCTGTACCATGAAGACTGAGTACTTAACTCTTTCAGTGCCCACTTTCGTCGACAGATTATTTCAAGTCGTAGAGTGCCCTGTCGACTTTTGTCGACATTTCTTATagcagttttatttttagttttctgtATAGAATTCAGTAGAGAAACCTGCCGCTAGATGGCTTGATTAAATGGCAGCACCCATTAGTTTGTTCTTATGCTGCGTTTTTGAAAGTAGCGGGTACCTATCCGGAGGTCACATGATAATTATAAgctcattttctaattataATTACccatattatttatatttctgacAGTAGACATAAACTATTCCAATGTCAGCCATTAGCTGAGGCTAGATACCCGATTTGTTCATTTCCATACCAGAAATTTAGGGGGTTATCAAATAAGTAGGTCACTGActataatttatgcaaattagctcATTTCCATAAGTGAATTTccataaatgaattttcattcatgAAGAAAAATGAACACCAAAATTTTCGAGGGTCATACCATACAAAGTTTTTAATTACCATTAACCTCTATCACTTACAGTTTTCACTGTATGGAGCTCAAAAGTTGCTACTGATTTTCCTACTTTTTAGGTTACAATGATGGGCACTCCGAGGGTTTTTGACGAACCGTAGGTTTGCCTATGCAAACGGTCTGGtgaagcagttttcattgaaaatgaatagagtaccggtgtgtcaacaaggcacaaacattggctgttgaaccaatagtgttgatttttggtgTCATGGTTTGGCTTAGTGAGTTCTTGAGCCTACAGATATTTCATAGtgatcgagttatttttaGGGGACACATTCTTGAAAAACACGTAAAAATCCTGCTTTTTAGCACTAAGTTTTACATATGACAATTTGCATacttggaattgaaatatataaaaattcaaTCCTTCCTGGAAGTGTGGCCATTTTTTGTGCGACTCATCTCGATGTACTTTTCAACCTACAGGCCCTCactttataaaccccctaaattttCTTGCTTCTATTTATCTGAGTTGACCTTGATACCTGAGCTAcaatgaatgtgattggctgctTGTGGGATATAAGGGAAATTCCGGGAATTTCGGCGCTTCTgatgtaattgggaaagcccATTGGGAAAGCCCCATGTGGAACTCGCTAAAGCAAAATGGCGAGCATTTCATTCGACTAGGTATCGTATGTTGGCTTATAATTTGTTTGGTGTTACGAATATAGCCGAgtaggctattcaattcagtaTCCAAACTAGCAAATATGATGATACCAATAGAGTTTTGGCTTAGATTTGTCTTGTCAATGCCTTAAAGACCTGCTAACCCGTACGGTTTAACCGCGGCCGTCGGTCGGCTTTTTTTGTGAACCGTGTTACTGCTCTAACTACTCTATTCAATTTTAGTACGTTCTTAGGTAGAATTGTGAGCGGTGATGAATTAATAGACTAAATAGCCTGTAGACAATAGCGGGCAATGGAATGCTCTCAGCTTTTCATCTAATCAACGGTCAGTTTTTCAACACTGATTTAGAGGTGGGAGCTAGTCAACACACATACACCTTTTACATGTATATCGCTATCATACTATGGAAATCCGTGCGAAGCGATCAATAGTCATGTACAGCATAGTTATCACACGAATGCtattaaaaaacaaacacaaGAGACTGGGAAACTTGCGCCGCGTGCGTATTTTAATTCAAGGATAAaaaaatatggaaattgatatacatgtagtatGATAATAACTTATATGTATTAATCGTGTAATAAGGGGCTAAGAATTAATGAAGTTATCAgatttagaataaaagattgttGTTTGTTCGGGGACTGCATCGTCAGTTGATGGTTTTAATTCGGTAATTCTACATTCCATTGCAATCCAAATTAATTCATAGTTAGTAAAgtatttttgacaatatacACTCACTTTTTTAATGGTGAGCCACAGGGCCATTGGACCTTTATTCTCAAATTACACATGGGCACTGAAAGAGTTAATCCGCTGAAGATGTCCTGTGCCTGGGCTTCTGGTAACAGAATTACTATAGGACATAAacaagaatttgaaaaaaatatattctcaTCTGATCCACTGCGTGTTAATCATGCACTGTACCAACTGAACCACTGTTACTCAACTGTATATTCATTGCTATAATGTTATAAGTCACTATTGCCCCATATGTTTTTGGGGGCCACGTAATTGTTTTACCAGTTTTACGCGGATTGCTGTCAGCATGCAAAAAACTACAAAGGGTACATAAAGAAACTGCTAAGTtaaatcttggagtaatcattcaaTGATTACTGCAAGGTTAACAATGATTACTGCAAGGTTAAATTGGCTTGTAACCATTCTTAATACCGGTACATGTAATATAGATttactatttatttgattattacAGAGACATGGTCAGCGTGTATCCCGAATATCTACTGTTCTAGTATGCTGTATGTGGTTGACTATAATCATTGGACTAATTTTGTCATTAACAAATGAAATTAAGTGGCTGACATTTCTGATGATAAGCTCCTATGTAAAGCTAGCTGTTACCCTGATTAAATACATACCACAGGTGATAGaaatgaaatcgcgataatttGAGACCCGTAAAATCCATCAGTAATCTgtatatgatgaaataattttcatgtttttcaggcTTACATGAACTACAAACGAAAAAGTACAATAGGCTGGAGTATAGGAAATGTGTTATTAGATTGTACAGGCGGGTCTTTGAGCATTTTACAAATGTTTCTTCTTTCTTATAATAATAGTAAGTTTTTTTTGGCTAATCTTTATTGATGGCTAAAATGAGTGTCTGATACATGTTCAGAAA is a window of Tubulanus polymorphus chromosome 2, tnTubPoly1.2, whole genome shotgun sequence DNA encoding:
- the LOC141898644 gene encoding cystinosin homolog isoform X3 encodes the protein MMVTNSFQLVTLGVLLWFNVVNAATLKFSTGSILLESDQVKNVTLKLSGTLPEPAEVVFTYQEGDKPLFHQAKQIIEPLHNLTILANETYQETVSIRPVGAGNLIIGINSTSKHLQKLNESIVRIEIVHSQPLTVVIAIVGWIYFAAWSISFYPQVFLNWRRKSVEGLNFDFLAYNLTGFLAYGVYNVGMYWIPLIFSQYKLQHPHGVNPVQLNDVIFALHAVLLTLITIFQCFIYERHGQRVSRISTVLVCCMWLTIIIGLILSLTNEIKWLTFLMISSYVKLAVTLIKYIPQAYMNYKRKSTIGWSIGNVLLDCTGGSLSILQMFLLSYNNNDWGSIFGDPTKFGLGLFSILFDILFMVQHYVLYRNHQPITHASDDEETRLLDDDEGRDRCVNKV
- the LOC141898644 gene encoding cystinosin homolog isoform X4; this encodes MMVTNSFQLVTLGVLLWFNVVNAATLKFSTGSILLESDQVKNVTLKLSGTLPEPAEVVFTYQEGDKPLFHQAKQIIEPLHNLTILANETYQETVSIRPVGAGNLIIGINSTSKHLQKLNESIVRIEIVHSQPLTVVIAIVGWIYFAAWSISFYPQVFLNWRRKSVEGLNFDFLAYNLTGFLAYGVYNVGMYWIPLIFSQYKLQHPHGVNPVQLNDVIFALHAVLLTLITIFQCFIYERHGQRVSRISTVLVCCMWLTIIIGLILSLTNEIKWLTFLMISSYVKLAVTLIKYIPQAYMNYKRKSTIGWSIGNVLLDCTGGSLSILQMFLLSYNNNDWGSIFGDPTKFGLGLFSILFDILFMVQHYVLYRNHQPITHASDDEETRLLDDDEGRDRCV